TCAGGAAGAGCCGACGAGAAATTTTCCCTTCTTTTGAGCTTTAGCTGGCTGGGACCAGAAGCTGGCCTAAAGTCCAAAATAAAGGGGACATACTTTGCTCGTACTGGTGTTTCTAAAATTAAAACAAACTCGCATTGTTGCTACAGTACTATGCTTAGCTGCTTCTGAAGTTCTGATGATCTTCGGAATAATACAGCTGATGTTTAAGTGCCTGCCATTCGAGACTTCAAAACTGCTTTGCGTGCGACTTCATCTGTCCGACCTGAGCACGATACCGGATCTTCAGGCTTGGCGGCGCACAAGGAGCCGAGGAATGTACGCAGACAACTCCAAACGACGTTACGCGTGATATCACGCGCTCACGTCACGTCAAGTGACTATGGCAGCACGTACAATACGGATTACACATTTACACTACTAGCTGCTCCCTCcgctaaatacttgtcgcaaAGTATTTAGAAATAATTAACGTACGGCTGGACCTCAAAAGCAGTTAATCAACGTACGGCcgtaataaaaaaaacaaaaattgacACGGCTTCCTTCGATAtcatccaccaccaccaccaccagcaaaACTCGATGCAGCCTGTTAGCAAGGGCCGCCGGCCATTCTCACTCAACCTGCCTGGTATATTTTGGTTGGCCACGGCCCACGAGGAACAACGTCTAGTCCCCGGTCGATCCACCGAAAACAAGCAGGCCgctaatcaatcaatcaacccAATTCTACCATGAGTACCACAGTACTTACTAGTAATCCGTAATACTTCCACTAGCATTAACAATTGTTCTCGgggaacaagaaaaaaaaagaagcgaTGATCGATCTTCAGTCCTTGTGCCACTGCCGCTACCCTCAAGATCAATAAAATCAACTAGTTTCAGTTGTTCCGCCTGCATGCAAGCGCGCAGGAGGGGATCGATCGATAGAAAGAGCGAGCGAATCTGGGGAGAAGGAATTAACCAACGGGAAGTAAATGAAGGAGGATGTAGAAGGAGCTAGTCATGGAGGATGGCGGGGTAGGTGACGAGTCGCCGTGCGCAGGCGGTGCATGCGAACCTCCGCTTGGCGCGGCGGCAGAGCGGCAggaagcagagcagcagctTGGCCTCCACgtccgtcgccgccaccccgccgccgcagtacGGGCAGCTCCCCGGCGCCTTCTTCATCCCCAccaccttctcctccttcccgcACACCTTCCCCATCCCCAACGGTCTCTCCGTGCCCCTctccatctccttcttctGCGACGACGACCCCTCCATCGACATCGACGAGGATCTCAATCCCTTTCTCTCTGCTTGATTTCTTGACTTGGGCTGATTGCGAGACGGATGGATGGAGAttggggaggagggggggggggggggtggtcTGCGGGTATTTACTGCGAGCGGCTTCGGGCGGTGGGGTTTTATGCCTGCGAATTAGGCAATCAATTCCGCCCCCAGGCCCCCAGCTTTAATTTGTTGGTGCCAGCAGACACTTTATCCCGCCGGTTTTCCTCAGCGAGAGCTGTCATCTGGGGCGCGGATCGACGAAAAGAGTAAACCACGGACGGTATCTCGGCCGAGGGCGAGCTGGGAAAGCAGAGCAAACGCAAAGCTCGCACGGTGGGATTTGTGGACGTGCGGTGTAGCCTTTTTTGAACCCGCGCGCCAGGGGATGGAACGGATGGGATGCGCCTGGGCTTATTTGGCCAAGCTCACGCACGTAACATGGACGGTGCACTGCTTAAAAGTGTGCGGAGAGTTCCAGCTCAGGAGAAACGGAAGCTCGATCGAGCTGCTTCGCCTGGCTTCGGGGTGCTCTGCGACAGTTCTCGTTTCATTTGCCATCCCGCTCACCCAAGTGGAAACGAACTGCATGAGGAGTGAGCTCCTATTACGCTCCGTAGTAACGTAACCGCTGCTTTCTGTTTAAAAGGGAAGCTAACTTTAATTCTTCTACGTTTCATGGAAACTACTCccccgatcctaaattgttgtcgaaatattacatgtatctagacggtttttaataatagatacattcatattttgacaaatttgattcaagaatttagtatcagaGTGGGAAACTAGCTGTCGTTTCCGCGTGGATGGAACACGATGACAAGGCTTTATGATACGAGGAGTCCGGGAAACCAAAAGCATGTAGTACAGGGGTGCGATTTGATGTGTGTTGCGGTAGAATTCACTCGCTACTGCTGCTGTGgatcaagatggcaatggcCTCGAAAACCCGTGGGTTTTTACCCCATTAGGGGATGAGTTTGGGTCAAATGCAATACTGCGGGTTTGTTCATGGGTCAAAAGTAAAACCCAACGGGTTTCACGGGTTCAGATCCGGTCCAATAATCCCCAAACCCGGTACCCGTGAAACCTATGAAAATTTCCAGATAGCCCATTAAAATGGCTCAACACAGGCCATATATCTACCACAAACCTCCACATGTGTTTGGACCACGTTGTGTTGTTGTCAGTTTGAATGTTTTGGTCCACCTTGTGTTGTTGTCGGATTGCATGAGATCGTCGTCTAATTTGCGTGAACTTGTATGAGATCGGCTATTTTGTGAGAACTATATGTTCCGTTTTATTAAATAATGTTGTCATGTTGCTGTTGTTATATGCGTGAATGGTACTgaaattttattatttttctttaataTTGCTGCTGATATTTCGACCGTGTAGAAAACTGGTTTGGGTTCCCCGACGGAGCTGGGAAATTTTTGAAACCCATGACTAAGGACGGGTATGGAGACCCGGTCGCACGAATGGGTTCGGACAGCATTAGCCGGTGGATTTCGTCCCGGTGCCGGGGCCGATGATGCCTGGGTTATTTGGCCAAGCTCGCATGGACGGTGCCACTGCTCGGTGGGCGCCTGGCCCTTTTCTGGCTTTTCCGTGTGCTGTTTGCGTGACAGTCCGATGCTCGGCTGAAATGGAGTGTAGCGAGTGCGTACGTGCGTGGCTCCGTGACAAAGCTTCAGGAGGGCGGTCGGGATCGTACGTGCTCACAGCTCAGAATCCTCAAAAGGCAGCTTAGCCAGTGTGCCCCAGGTAGTGTGCACACGTACCTTACCTGCACTAGCTCATTAAGTCTCTCAACTGTGCCCCAGGTAGAGTACCACTGTTCACACGTGTGATAAATGTGGCGGAGCTGCAGTATAGTCATTGGATTCAGATGAACCCAACGAAAATGACAAAATTCAATAGGATTTGTACTAAATACTACATATGAACTTCATGATTATAATGCAATGAACCCAATGGTTGTATTTTCTATCTCCGATAATGTGGCCCCAGGTAGCATGCACACATACCTAGTACCTAGTACTAGCTCGTCAGGTCTAATGTGGCCCCACGAGTATACCCGGCActgttcaaaatttaaaagtcTGTACTGATTcacgagtttttttttggggggaaGAAGTTCACGAGTTTGtatctactttttttttagaggagtTTGTATCTACTTTTgagcggtggaggagaaggaatTCAGACGGTTTAGAAGGCTACCAAAGCCCAGCAAGCATTCAGCTAAAAAACAAGCCCAGCAGGCTTCTCTGGCAGCTGGGCTGGCAGAGGGGCCGGGACCCGCATGCGACTCTGGGCTATACTCTGGGCCCGCACGGGGAAGGGACCCACCAGACGTCAACGGTCGGATCTCTCCGTATGGATCCCGTTTCGCTCTCGCGTCCCTCTCAAATCTCAACTTGCTGCTGGCTGCTACTTCTACCTGCCTTCCTTTCCTGTTCCCTCCCCCGCTCGCTCTTCTGCGCCTTCCCCAAATTGGAGAGGAGGACAGGCTGCCTCCACACCTAGGGTTTCCCCTCCACggccccagccgccgccggcccgctcCTCAGCTGCTCCCCCACACTGCCCTCCGTCTCAATTGCCTGCTCTTCCTCTACCTTGCCACCCAgaggagcgccggcgccgcccgctcaaTCGACCGTCGCTTGCCTGCCTGCACCCCGTCTGCCGCCTCGATCTCTTCCTCCAACCACCGGCGACCGCTCTCCTCAGGCTCCGCTCCCACGTCGGTGGTTAACTGGTGAGTGAGGAGCAGTCGATTTATTTTACGGGAGGGAGTTGGGTGTAATTCGGTGTTTCGCTTCACGTCTATGTAGAGTATAGGAGACATTGGATGTATAATTGTCGGATCGACCGACTGCTCTCGCGTTTCCCTCGAGCTGATATACGAGCAGAGACGTCTCACTGAAATCTGAAGTGAGGATTCAGTTCTCATCTTGTTTCTGCTACGCAGAATGGATTTTATTTGTTGTTGGGTTAAGGGAAATTGCATTACTCCTGGCCTCGGCACCTGCTAGGGATGCACACAGGCATTGATTATTCCAACGGCTGCAAACATACTACGAACAAAAGGCCGAGAAACTCAGctggaaaaaagagaaaagaaaagggcacAGGAACAGGATGACAAAATGCCAACCGCCTGATCCTCGCCTGTTTTGTTCCCTACTTCCATTGGAGTCCTGTGATCATGTAGGACGCAATGTCCATCGTAACAGCCCCTGGTTATGGTGACCTTGGAGTGTGCTTGTTTGCTTGCGTGTGGAAACTGATGGGGGAAAAAGGAGGGAAAGAGGCGATGGAAGTTAGCCTTGGAGTGTGCTTGTTTGCTTTTGTCTGGTAACAGATGGAAAAAGGGAGGGAAAGGAGGGACAGAAGTTAatagttttcttttgtatAATGTTGTTTTGATTTATCAACTTAGTAATAAATTTTGCCCGCGTAAATATCTCAATACGGAATTAACACAGTTATGCTAGCATGAGATGAAGAATATACCATACTCCGCCAAAAATTGTTCTGCCTGAAATGCTCTGTCATAGCTTTATTGTTTGCTTATTATGCATATGTTCTCTGTATTAGCGTATTAGCTGATTGCAGGCATTACTCAGTACAACATCATTGTTTAGCAGCATTAAGTTACTGGTGCATCATTCACATGTACATGGCATGTGCTGGCACAGTCAATTGCATGTATAAGGTGACAGGGGAGTACAGAATGGATAAAAGTGCCATTTGTAGTTGGAATCATTCTTTTTATGCTCAGACGCCCATAGTAGTCAGAGAGGATAAACTAAGTCGTGTTATGCTGTACTTACGCCCACAGTTCGCTTCTTCATAGACTACGGAACTGCAATACCTGAGACATGGAATGTGTAATGTCTTTGTGAAATTGTAATATTAATTTGCAACCTTATGCTAGTCGTGTTGCTCAACGATCTCCGCTTGCAAGCATTACTCATATAGCATTTTCTCTTAGTGACATCGAGCTATTCTCTTAAGTTACTACATATTGCACCTGATTTCTACAGTTCCTAATATGTACCTTTAATATGTTTGTATTTGATATCGATCCAGTAGTATCTAATCTCCTAAATACCTTTTCCTTGTAGGTAGAGTTTGGTGAATACACTTCTTACACAGTGCTGAGATTTTGTGGTCATTAAGGGTGCTATTCTTGAACCCAGTGAACACCTTTAAGAGCTGTCTGCTGTAATTGCTATCATGGTGAGCATAACTTTTTTAGGACTTGAACATATCCGGAAAGAGTTTTATGCCGACTTCATGATTCTGATTGTCTATTTCATTGCAGGCAACCAACGAGAACCTCCCACCAAATGTTATCAGGCAATTGGCTAAAGAACTGAAAAATCTTGATGATTCACCTCCAGAAGGGATCAAAGTTATTGTTAATGATGATGACTTCGCCACTATTTTTGCTGATATTGAGGGCCCTTGTAAGATTCTGTCAATATATATTGCTTTACCCTTTTGATCATTTTGTGTTTTGCAGTAATAAATTATGATGATCATGCCCTGGTGCTTGGTTAGTAGTGTCCTTTTTTGTAATCATGCCCTGGTACATGTTTTTTGTTCTTAGTCAAGTGGTTGATGAAATCTGCCCTTCTGGCTTTGCATATTAAAGAACATGAAGTTTTCAGAGCGTTTCTTTCCTATTACACTACTTTCTGCTATTGCATTCTGAAACCTAAACCTAAACCTGGGCTTTCTGATTTGCAGCTGGAACTCCATATGAGAATGGAATATTCCGGATGAAGCTAATATTATCTCGTGACTTCCCTCATTCTCCTCCGAAAGGTAGCCATCTTGTCGCGAGTCGTTCATACTTGAGTTCTTGAAGCAAAATATTTAGTCAAAAGTCTTTGGCCCTTATTTGATTTACAGGATTtttcacaaccaaaattttTCATCCGAACATAGCAACAAGTGGTGAGATATGTGTTAACACATTGAAGAAGGATTGGAATCCTAGCCTTGGATTAAGACATGTTCTGCTGGTAAGCTCAAAGTTCAACACAGACCAACCCATGTTGGCTGGCAGTAAACCTATAAttcatgttttgttttgtaaGCAGTTTGCTAAGCTTTGATTTTGTACAAGAGCTAGAAAGAAGTTTAAACTTCTAGCATAGAATGCTGCGGACCTACTAATTACTATGAATTGCATTCTGACATGTCTCACAGGTAGTCAGATGCCTTCTGATTGAGCCATTTCCTGAATCCGCCCTTAATGAACAAGCTGGAAAGCTGCTGCTTGAGAACTATGAGGAGTATGCACGGCATGCAAGGTCAGTCTTCAACTTCATTTTGTCAGCATAGTGTCATGCTATAGATCTTATTGGTCAAAAACTATATAGTGGTAGTGAGACCCGTTTGCCAACAGTGTTAACATTTACAGAGGCAGCTACTATTTCTGACAGATGAGATCAGACCTGTTTGCTGAAACTTTGGGCACGGCTGCAGCTAGTTACTGATCATCCCATTGTGCTCTGTATGCAGGCTATTTACGGGTATTCATGCGCTCAAACCCAAGAATAAGCCCAAGATTGGAGCTATTTCTGAGTCAAACACAGCTCTGAATAGAGATCAGTCTAACACTGTTCTCAACGAGATATCTACCTCTAGTGCGTCAAAAGCATTTGGCTCAAATTTGCAGGACCAGAATACTGCTCCTTCTGCTGTTTTAGGAGGAACATCAGCAGTAGTCAAGAAGGACGGACCGCTTACCGTGAAAGGTCCAGTcgacaagaagaagatggatgcgaggaagaagagtctGAAGAGATTATAACCGAAACATAGTGTTCCAGGTCAAATGACAACCATTGGTGCCAGATTATGCAGATGCATCCGAAAATAATGAGAGGCACAGATTATGCCAGAGAAGGATGCTTCTCTTCTGTTCGGGCCAAGTGTTGGCCCCCCGTTGGACCAAACTGTGGAGGGAGAATAATGTGCTGTTGGTTCCCTCCCGGTCCTGTATTAGTTCTGcactgctgttgctgctgctcttgtTTGTGATTTCATGGTTCAGTGTAAAACTAAAGCAACGGGGAACCTTTTCCTCCCAAAGAAGTCATCTTATACTGTATTCCCAGGTCAATCACCTTCAACGTGCCTATCAAAGTATCAAACTCAGGAAAATGTTCTCCATCAAATAATCCGTTCTCCAGGAGGTACTATCAAATCGTCGTGTCACTTTTGAGTTCTATAGAATTGATTGCACGTTAGAGGCCACTACTAGCACAGTGTTACTACAAACAAAATAGAATGCACTACATAATTAAAAAGAATGTTGTACTTTTGATCCTCGTGTCAAATAATTCATATATGTTATTATCTAACGGTTTGGAGGCAGGCTGGCACCATTGATCATTGGAGATTTGTAGGAGTATAAAAAAAGCATATGGTAGTATTATTCGAGATGTGCGAGTCAGATGGAAACGTTGCTATAGAACAGAATTGCAAGAGTCCGAACGATCTTTCCACAGTGTTGCAATCATACAGATACAGTAAACTAACCCACACGTGAGAAATTTCTAGAGATTACAAAGCAATTCAAAGATCTCAATGGCCGAAGTTAGATATCTATATGTGAAAGTAGAGAATGGAAAAGAGAGGGAATTGTATCGTATGCAACTATGCATATACCACCAAGTTAGGCGTCTCTGATTCACGGTGATGTTAAAAATGTAGAGATATGGAAAATACAGTAGTACAATGTCATGCCCAGGTCCAACACAATTTTGTTCACAGAAAAGTTTGTAAGATTGAACCACAGAAAGTCTACTATGAAATGTTGCAAATGAATTCTTAGAGAAAGTTCCTACTATAAGATTTAATCCTATAAACCAAATGAACCCACACAAACAAAATTCCTAGGGATCTCAATTTTGCCAATTTTATACTGTATGAAAATGCTTTGAACTAAAGAGACCCTTACGTTATGGATGCTAGTGTAAGTTTAAGTTTGCCATACACAAAATATGGCTAGGTAAAATATTTGTCAAAACACTGGAGTTTctacatttgttttttttatttcattctCCAATGTAAGCTCGAGTGATGGAGAGTATTTTCCTTCCAGAAAATGGTAACTAGTGAAATGGAATTTCTGAAGCTGTAATTTGTGTGTCAAGTCACCTTACACTGTGTCTCATGATCTAATGCCCAAATCACCTCTCCGATATGTGCATCTACAAGCAATATGCTCGCTCAGATAACGCCTGATCCTAAACCGGTCGAGAAATAGAAAAGTCTTTTTCCTTCTATTTGTAAACATCTCGAAATTTCAGCTTCAAtgatcgacaaaaatggaCAGCGGCAGTGGACGCCCCGTCGGCGATTTCGAACCCCGACCGAGGCCCGCCCGGGCCGGCCACCCCTGCCCCACCCAACGGCTACCAAACCCGCCGTCGGCAGGCGGCCCCCCACATGCGTCTCGTCAGTGGGCCACGCTCATCCAGGCCGTGCTCGAGCCTGGCCCACCTGACGCCAACGGTCCGATCGCCCCGCACCGGTCGCTGTCTCAtcctaaaaataaaaataaaatgaaaaacaaatggGCTTCGTCTCATCATTTCAGTC
This is a stretch of genomic DNA from Brachypodium distachyon strain Bd21 chromosome 1, Brachypodium_distachyon_v3.0, whole genome shotgun sequence. It encodes these proteins:
- the LOC100829271 gene encoding uncharacterized protein LOC100829271 codes for the protein MSMEGSSSQKKEMERGTERPLGMGKVCGKEEKVVGMKKAPGSCPYCGGGVAATDVEAKLLLCFLPLCRRAKRRFACTACARRLVTYPAILHD
- the LOC100830783 gene encoding ubiquitin-conjugating enzyme E2 22 — its product is MATNENLPPNVIRQLAKELKNLDDSPPEGIKVIVNDDDFATIFADIEGPSGTPYENGIFRMKLILSRDFPHSPPKGFFTTKIFHPNIATSGEICVNTLKKDWNPSLGLRHVLLVVRCLLIEPFPESALNEQAGKLLLENYEEYARHARLFTGIHALKPKNKPKIGAISESNTALNRDQSNTVLNEISTSSASKAFGSNLQDQNTAPSAVLGGTSAVVKKDGPLTVKGPVDKKKMDARKKSLKRL